From the genome of Mycobacterium dioxanotrophicus, one region includes:
- a CDS encoding zinc-dependent metalloprotease encodes MSRPSALTAGRAVDWEFAATVGAKLARPAPAFTDYTRRIAIDQLYESARAAELPVREVTGLNEGAEVPEARVVDRPDWIRAATRSMRVMTGGADDSDHKPGFITGRVTGAQTGAVLAFISSGILGQYDPFAPDGGELLLVYPNVIAVERELRVTPADFRLWVCLHEVTHRVQFRANPWLATHMSDALAVLTQDAGDDVAAVAGRLASYVRNQRNGVAPEPGSTGVLGLVRAVQAEPQRKALDQLLVLGTLLEGHADHVMDAVGPAVVPSVNIIRRRFDERRQRKQPPVQRLVRALLGFDAKLSQYTRGKAFVDHVVAAVGMARFNTVWSGAETLPLPTEIDEPQRWIDRVL; translated from the coding sequence CGGCCACGGTCGGCGCCAAGCTGGCCCGGCCGGCCCCGGCGTTCACCGATTACACGCGCAGGATCGCGATCGACCAGCTCTACGAGAGCGCTCGCGCCGCCGAGCTGCCGGTGCGCGAGGTGACCGGGCTCAACGAGGGTGCCGAGGTGCCCGAGGCCCGTGTCGTCGACCGTCCTGACTGGATCCGTGCGGCCACCCGGTCGATGCGGGTGATGACCGGCGGTGCCGACGACAGTGACCACAAGCCCGGGTTCATCACCGGGCGGGTCACCGGCGCGCAGACCGGCGCGGTGCTGGCGTTCATCTCGTCGGGCATTCTCGGCCAGTACGATCCGTTCGCGCCCGACGGTGGCGAACTACTGCTGGTGTACCCCAACGTGATCGCCGTGGAACGCGAATTACGGGTCACCCCAGCCGATTTCCGGCTGTGGGTATGTCTGCACGAGGTCACGCACCGTGTGCAGTTCCGGGCCAACCCGTGGCTGGCCACCCACATGTCCGATGCGCTGGCCGTGCTGACCCAGGATGCCGGCGACGACGTCGCCGCAGTGGCCGGGCGGCTGGCGAGCTATGTCCGGAACCAACGCAACGGCGTTGCGCCCGAACCAGGTTCGACGGGCGTGCTCGGCCTGGTGCGGGCCGTGCAGGCCGAACCGCAGCGCAAGGCGCTCGATCAGCTGCTGGTGCTCGGCACGCTGCTGGAGGGCCACGCCGATCACGTCATGGATGCCGTCGGCCCGGCGGTGGTGCCGTCGGTCAACATCATTCGGCGCCGGTTCGACGAGCGTAGGCAACGCAAACAGCCGCCCGTGCAGCGGTTGGTGCGGGCGCTGCTCGGCTTCGACGCCAAGCTCAGCCAGTACACCCGGGGCAAGGCCTTCGTCGACCATGTGGTGGCGGCGGTCGGTATGGCCCGGTTCAACACCGTCTGGTCGGGCGCCGAAACTCTGCCGCTGCCAACAGAAATCGATGAACCGCAGCGATGGATCGATCGGGTGCTGTAG
- the tilS gene encoding tRNA lysidine(34) synthetase TilS, translating into MDRSGAVAALRRAVATAGVHIDGDHWCVGLSGGPDSLALTAVAAAQRPTTALIVDHGLQAGSRAVAEAARAQALQLGCVAAQVLSVQIGTAGGPEAAARTARYAVLDTARAGAPVLLGHTLDDQAETVLLGLGRGSGPRSIAGMRPHDPPWHRPLLEVRRALTHAACDELGLTPWHDPHNTDARFTRSRLRHEVMPVLEDVLGGGVAEALGRTARALREDSDALDELSRQALDDAATGDGGLDTARLAALPDALRRRVIRGWLMSGGASGLTDTQIRAANRLVTAWRGQGGVAVGSALRRQRLIAGRHGGVLRLHVEPV; encoded by the coding sequence ATGGATCGATCGGGTGCTGTAGCTGCGCTGCGCCGTGCGGTGGCGACGGCCGGTGTGCACATCGACGGCGACCACTGGTGTGTGGGGCTCTCCGGTGGGCCGGACTCGTTGGCGCTCACCGCGGTTGCCGCGGCGCAGCGGCCCACGACCGCGTTGATCGTCGACCACGGCCTGCAGGCCGGTTCGCGCGCGGTGGCCGAGGCGGCGCGTGCTCAGGCATTGCAGCTGGGTTGTGTTGCAGCACAGGTGCTTTCGGTGCAGATCGGCACTGCCGGTGGGCCCGAGGCGGCAGCGCGGACGGCGCGCTACGCCGTGCTCGACACTGCCCGCGCCGGCGCCCCGGTGCTACTCGGTCACACCCTCGACGATCAGGCCGAGACGGTGTTGCTGGGGCTGGGCCGGGGCTCGGGGCCGCGGTCGATCGCCGGGATGCGGCCACACGATCCGCCGTGGCATCGGCCGCTGTTGGAGGTCCGCCGCGCGCTGACCCACGCGGCATGTGACGAACTCGGGCTCACGCCGTGGCACGACCCGCACAACACCGATGCGCGGTTCACCCGGTCACGGTTGCGCCACGAGGTCATGCCGGTGCTCGAGGATGTGCTGGGCGGCGGGGTGGCCGAGGCGCTCGGCCGCACGGCCCGGGCGTTGCGCGAAGACTCCGATGCGCTCGACGAACTGTCCCGCCAGGCCCTCGACGACGCGGCCACCGGCGACGGCGGCCTGGACACCGCCCGGCTGGCGGCGCTGCCCGATGCGCTGCGTCGCCGCGTCATCCGCGGGTGGCTGATGTCGGGCGGGGCCAGCGGGCTCACCGACACCCAGATCCGCGCGGCGAACCGGTTGGTCACGGCCTGGCGTGGGCAGGGCGGGGTGGCTGTGGGCTCGGCGTTGCGCCGCCAAAGGCTGATTGCCGGGCGCCACGGCGGGGTGCTGAGGCTCCACGTCGAACCGGTGTAG
- the hpt gene encoding hypoxanthine phosphoribosyltransferase, producing MFPVAVDSAELYAGDIKSVLLSEEQIRTRTAELADMIAEEYRDNLGNDDLLLVTVLKGAVMFVTDLARSIPLPTQLEFMAVSSYGSSTSSSGVVRILKDLDRDINDRDVLIVEDIIDSGLTLSWLLRNLATRHPRSLRVCTLLRKPEAVKTELDVAYVGFDIPNEFVVGYGLDFAERYRDLPYIGTLEPKVYEQP from the coding sequence CTGTTCCCCGTGGCCGTCGACTCTGCCGAACTGTATGCGGGAGACATCAAATCGGTGCTGTTGTCCGAGGAGCAGATCCGGACCCGCACTGCCGAACTGGCCGACATGATCGCCGAGGAGTACCGCGACAACCTGGGCAATGACGACCTGCTGCTGGTGACGGTGCTCAAGGGCGCGGTCATGTTCGTCACCGACTTGGCCCGCTCCATCCCGCTGCCCACCCAGCTGGAGTTCATGGCGGTCAGCTCCTACGGCTCGTCCACCTCGTCGTCGGGTGTGGTGCGCATCCTCAAGGATCTCGACCGCGATATCAACGACCGCGACGTGCTGATCGTCGAGGACATCATCGACTCCGGGCTCACGCTGTCGTGGCTGCTGCGCAACCTGGCCACACGCCATCCGCGCTCGCTGCGGGTGTGCACGCTGCTGCGCAAACCCGAAGCGGTCAAGACCGAGCTCGACGTCGCCTACGTGGGCTTCGACATCCCCAACGAGTTCGTCGTCGGATACGGCCTCGACTTCGCCGAGCGTTACCGCGACCTGCCCTACATCGGCACCCTCGAACCGAAGGTGTACGAGCAGCCCTAA